A single region of the Solea senegalensis isolate Sse05_10M unplaced genomic scaffold, IFAPA_SoseM_1 scf7180000014498, whole genome shotgun sequence genome encodes:
- the gjb3 gene encoding gap junction protein beta 3: protein MDWKTFQALLSGVNKYSTAFGRIWLSVVFVFRVMVYVVAAERVWGDEQKDFDCNTKQPGCANVCYDHFFPISHIRLWALQLIFVTCPSFMVVMHVAYRDDRERKYRAKHGETAKLYNNTGKKHGGLWWTYLISLFVKTAIEVVFLYLLHWVYDSFYLPRLVKCEVSPCPNQVDCYIGHPTEKKVFTYFMVGASALCIVLNICEIVYLISKRVARCANKIKRRNRNVAVHHSDYHDDPFNTTNQPMPTIEEKESPPPFKGTLPSFQPATLKLHDKIRASAPNLSSMS from the coding sequence ATGGACTGGAAGACCTTCCAAGCTCTTCTCAGTGGGGTGAACAAGTACTCGACAGCGTTCGGGAGAATATGGCTGTCAgtggtgtttgtgttcaggGTGATGGTGTATGTGgtggcagcagagagagtgtgGGGCGACGAGCAGAAGGACTTTGACTGCAACACGAAGCAGCCGGGCTGCGCCAACGTCTGCTACGACCACTTCTTCCCCATCTCCCACATCCGCCTGTGGGCCCTGCAGCTCATCTTCGTCACGTGTCCCTCCTTCATGGTGGTCATGCACGTGGCGTACCGGGACGACCGCGAGCGCAAGTACAGGGCCAAGCATGGGGAGACCGCCAAGCTCTACAACAACACGGGCAAGAAGCACGGCGGCCTGTGGTGGACGTACCTGATCAGCCTCTTTGTAAAAACAGCCATCGAGGTCGTCTTCCTCTACCTCCTCCACTGGGTGTATGACAGCTTCTACCTGCCACGGCTGGTCAAGTGCGAGGTGTCGCCGTGCCCCAACCAGGTGGACTGTTACATCGGTCACCCTACCGAGAAGAAGGTCTTCACCTACTTCATGGTGGGCGCGTCGGCCCTCTGCATCGTCCTGAACATCTGCGAGATCGTTTACCTCATCTCCAAGCGCGTCGCGAGGTGCGCCAACAAGATCAAGAGGCGCAATCGCAACGTGGCCGTGCATCACAGCGACTACCACGACGACCCGTTCAACACAACAAACCAGCCGATGCCAACGATCGAAGAGAAGGAGTCGCCGCCGCCCTTCAAGGGCACCCTGCCGTCGTTTCAGCCGGCCA